CCTGGTTCTTCCACGCCGTCGATACGCCGGATCGGCCGCGTCGTCCAGCGGGTGCGCCGTCCTCCATCACGTCCCTCCTTGTCTCACCGGTTCGCCGGCCGGGCCGCGGGCGCTGCCGAGAAAGGCGACCAGCTTACGAGCCATGAACACTTCCGTCGCCTCCATGGACTCCACGGTGGCGCCGCCCAGGTGCGGCGTCACGATCAGGTTGACGTATTCGCGGGCGTACGCCAGCAGGGGGCTGGAGGCACGGGAGGCCTCGTCGCGCTCCCCCTCCACCACGTCCAGGGCGGCCCCGGCCAGGCGGCCGCCCCGCAGCGCCCGCAGCAGGGCGTCCTGGTCCACCACCTCGCCCCGCGACGTGTTCACCAGGAGGGCGCCGTCGGGCAGCAACGCCAGCTCGGAGTCACCGATCATCCCGGCGGTGTCGGCGCGAAGGGGGACGTGCAGGGTCAGGACGTCCGCGCCGCCCAAAAGGTAAGGGAGCGTGTCCGCGCGGAGCACGCTCTCGGGGATGTCGTCGGCTGCCGGGTCGAACGCCACCACGGACATCCCGAACACGACCCCGTAGCCGGCCACCTGCCGCCCCACCCGCCCCAGGCCCACCACGCCCAGCCCCTTCCCCGACAGCTGCCGGCCCCGGAACGCGTCCCGGTCCCACCGGCCCGCCGCCACGGATTGAACGGCGGCCGGGATCCTCCTGACCAGCGCGAGGAGCAGCGCCCAGGTGTGCTCGGCGGTGGCCGTGATGCCACGGAGGAACTCCGTCTCGCCGGCCAGGCTGAGGACGGCCACCCCGCGGGCCTCGGCGTAGGAGACGTCCACGTGGTCCAGCCCGGTGGTGGCCGTGACGACGGCCCGCAGGCGTGGGGCGGCGTCGATGACCTCACGGTCCACCGTGTGCCCCAGCCGCACCACCAGGACGTCGAACCCGTCCAGGTTCTCCAGGAGCTCCGTCCGGGTGAGCTCCCCGTCCACC
This region of Actinomycetota bacterium genomic DNA includes:
- a CDS encoding hydroxyacid dehydrogenase: MTRILNVEPKGYSAAARSILAEAGEVVDGELTRTELLENLDGFDVLVVRLGHTVDREVIDAAPRLRAVVTATTGLDHVDVSYAEARGVAVLSLAGETEFLRGITATAEHTWALLLALVRRIPAAVQSVAAGRWDRDAFRGRQLSGKGLGVVGLGRVGRQVAGYGVVFGMSVVAFDPAADDIPESVLRADTLPYLLGGADVLTLHVPLRADTAGMIGDSELALLPDGALLVNTSRGEVVDQDALLRALRGGRLAGAALDVVEGERDEASRASSPLLAYAREYVNLIVTPHLGGATVESMEATEVFMARKLVAFLGSARGPAGEPVRQGGT